A region of the Acidimicrobiales bacterium genome:
GCAGCGGAGATCCGCGACTTCATCGTCGGAGCGGTCTCCGCCACCGGTGGTCACCTCGGATCCAACCTCGGCGCGGTCGAGTTGTCGATCGCGCTCCACCGGGTCTTCGACTCGCCCCGCGACATCCTGCTGTGGGACACCGGCCACCAGGCCTACGTCCACAAGCTGCTCACCGGGCGTCGCGCCGGCTTCGTCGACCTGCGCCAGCAAGGCGGCCTGTCCGGCTACCCGAACCGGGCCGAGTCGCCCCACGACTGGATCGAGAACAGTCACGCCTCCACGAGCTTGAGCTACGCGCACGGCCTTGCGGTCGCCCAGGCCTCGCCCGAAGTAGGCGAGGGCCGCCGCGTCATCGCCGTCATCGGCGACGGCTCGATGACCGGCGGCATGGCCTACGAGGCGCTCAACAACCTGGGCCACTCCGGCAAACGGGCCGTGATCGTGCTCAACGACAACGGCCGCTCTTATGCCCCGACCGTGAGTCGGCTGTCCGAGAGCGTCGCGCGCCTGCGGCTCAACCCCGCCTACTTGAAGTCGCGCGAGCGCTTCAAGCGGCGCGTGCAGGAGCTGCCGCTCATCGGCGACCGGATCGCCTGGGGGCTGAGCGGCGCGGCGGCCGGCCTGCGCGAGTTGGTCGAGCCGCACGTGTTCTTCGAGACGCTCGGCGTGCGCTATTCCGGTCCATTCGACGGCCACGACGTCGAGGGGCTCGAGCGCGCGCTGCGCGCCGCTGGCAGCTACGACGGTCCGGTCGTGGTCCACGTGCTCACCACCAAGGGCAAGGGCTACCCGCCTGCCGAAGGCGACGAGGAGATGTGCCTCCACGACACGTCGGTGTTCGATCCCGAGTTGGGCCCGCAGCCGGTCGACAACCCCTCGCCCAAGTACACCGGGGCCTTCAGCGAGGTCGTACTCAAAGAAGCCGAGGCCCGCCCCGAGATCGTGGCGATCACCGCGGCCATGCCGGGATCCACCGGACTGCTCCCGTTCGCCGCCCGCTACCCCGATCGCTTCTTCGACGTGGGCATTGCCGAGCAGCACGCGGTCACCTCTGCGGCCGGTATGGCGATCGGCGGCCTGCGGCCAGTCGTCGCCATCTACTCCACGTTCCTCACCCGCGCGCTCGACCAGATCCTGTACGACGTCGGTCTGCACCGCGAGCCGATCATCTTCGCCATCGACCGGGCCGGCATCACCGGTCCCAACGGACCGAGCCATCACGGCTTGTACGACCTCCGCCTGCTCATGGCCGTCCCCGGGATCACCGTTTTCGCGCCGTCGTCCTACCAAGAGCTCCAGCAGATGTTCCACGACTCGCTCGAGCTCACTGACGGACCGGTGGCGATCCGCTGGCCCGGTACCGACGCTCGCATGGTCGGCGAGCACGAGGTAGGCCGCGGCCTCCACGCCCGCCTCGCCCGACCGCTCGCGGATGGCGCCGATGCCGACCTGTGCATGGTCGGCGTGGGTGACCGGCTGGAAGTGTGCGAGGAGGCAGCCGACCGCCTGAGCGCCGAAGGCATCGGCGTGTCGATCTGGGACCCCAGAGTCGTCAAACCGCTCGATCCCGACCTCGTCGCTGACGCGGTCCGCCACCGGGCCGTGCTCACGGTCGAGAACGGTGTGCGCACAGGTGGCGTCGGCTCGGCCGTCGCCGACGCCGTCACGGAAGCCGCCGTGGCGGCCGGCGCGGCCCACCCTCCGTTCGTCCGCATGCTCGGCACACCTGATGCGTACGTCGAACAAGGCAAGCCGGCAGCCTTGTTGGCGATGCTCGGCCTCGACGCCGACGGCATCGCGACCGCGGCGCGGCACCTCCTCGGCGCCTGACAAGCCCGCCCGCTACCCCACCATCCGCACCGGCTTGGCCAGGATGCCGGCCGCCGCGATCACGGCGTCGTGGTCGAGGCCGAGATCGAGCACGCGCACCACGCGAACGTCGGTCGACCACAACGCCAGCAGCGGCCGGTGCTCGGGCCACGTCGACCACCAGCGCACCCCGTCGGCACCCCGCTCGTGGATGCGACGAGCCAACTCCTGGGTGACGGACCGGTCGGCGCTCATCACCTCGGTGGGCCGCGACCCCAAGTCGACCAGCCGTCGCGGGTCATCGAGATCGACCACGTCGATGCCCTCGTCGACTTCGAGCACGCCGAGCCGATACATCGCGCCGGCCAGACCCGGCACCCGGAACATGGCGGCGCTCCACCACGCCAGGCCTGCGAACCGCTCGATCACGGCGGTCGTGGGGTCGAGCGCGAGGTACCGCGCGCGGTACGAGGCGGGGTTGTCGAAACGGCCCGCCCCCTGCTCGGGCAAGTAGCGGGCATGGCCGGGCTGGGTGGCTCGAACCCCCGCGACGTGCGGGAAGACCCGGTAGGTGAGCACGGCTCGGGCGCTAACCGAAGGCGCCTTGGGCCTCGGCGTCGAGCGCCGCGAGCACCTCGGGCGCGCCTCGGTGGCGCAGCACGTCGATCGGGCGGCGGCCCGCGAGGTGGGCGTTCGAGCCGGTGAGCCACGCTTCCACCAGCGACCGGTCCCACAACAGCAGCACTCTCGCCACCACGTGGTCGAGGTCGAGCAGCCGCCGTGCGGTCTCGGGCCCGGGCGCCTCGAGGCCCTTGCGCCAGCGGCTGGGTTGCGATGCCGACACGTCGAGCAGGCGGGCCAGCGCGTTCACGCCCCCCACCACATCGATCAGGAACTCGGTCCGTTCGCTCGACAACCAACTCGTGGCCGCACGCACTGCCATGCCGCAAGGCTACCATGCCCAACGAATTTGTTGGGCAGACTGAACCAGGGTTCCGGGGACCGATCGGGCGCCGACGTAGCTTGGCGCGGTGACCTCGACCCGACCCCACGCCACCCGCACGCGGCGTCGAGCCGACGGTCAGCCGAGCGCCAGGGCGCTGCTGCTGTCGATCCTCGGCCAGCACGTCGCCCCTGCCGGTGGCCAAGCGTGGACGTGGACGCTCGTCGGAGCGCTCGGCGCCGTCGGCGTCGAGGAGCGCGCAGCCCGCCAGGCGCTCGCACGCTCCGAAGCGGGCGGATGGTTCACGTCGACCACCGAAGGTCGCTTCACCCGCCTGCGGCTCACCGAGGGCGCATGCCAGTTGCTCGCATCAGCGACCGCCCGCCTGACGC
Encoded here:
- the dxs gene encoding 1-deoxy-D-xylulose-5-phosphate synthase → MLLDTIDSPADLRRLTYEQLDQLAAEIRDFIVGAVSATGGHLGSNLGAVELSIALHRVFDSPRDILLWDTGHQAYVHKLLTGRRAGFVDLRQQGGLSGYPNRAESPHDWIENSHASTSLSYAHGLAVAQASPEVGEGRRVIAVIGDGSMTGGMAYEALNNLGHSGKRAVIVLNDNGRSYAPTVSRLSESVARLRLNPAYLKSRERFKRRVQELPLIGDRIAWGLSGAAAGLRELVEPHVFFETLGVRYSGPFDGHDVEGLERALRAAGSYDGPVVVHVLTTKGKGYPPAEGDEEMCLHDTSVFDPELGPQPVDNPSPKYTGAFSEVVLKEAEARPEIVAITAAMPGSTGLLPFAARYPDRFFDVGIAEQHAVTSAAGMAIGGLRPVVAIYSTFLTRALDQILYDVGLHREPIIFAIDRAGITGPNGPSHHGLYDLRLLMAVPGITVFAPSSYQELQQMFHDSLELTDGPVAIRWPGTDARMVGEHEVGRGLHARLARPLADGADADLCMVGVGDRLEVCEEAADRLSAEGIGVSIWDPRVVKPLDPDLVADAVRHRAVLTVENGVRTGGVGSAVADAVTEAAVAAGAAHPPFVRMLGTPDAYVEQGKPAALLAMLGLDADGIATAARHLLGA
- a CDS encoding RES family NAD+ phosphorylase gives rise to the protein MLTYRVFPHVAGVRATQPGHARYLPEQGAGRFDNPASYRARYLALDPTTAVIERFAGLAWWSAAMFRVPGLAGAMYRLGVLEVDEGIDVVDLDDPRRLVDLGSRPTEVMSADRSVTQELARRIHERGADGVRWWSTWPEHRPLLALWSTDVRVVRVLDLGLDHDAVIAAAGILAKPVRMVG
- a CDS encoding antitoxin Xre/MbcA/ParS toxin-binding domain-containing protein — encoded protein: MAVRAATSWLSSERTEFLIDVVGGVNALARLLDVSASQPSRWRKGLEAPGPETARRLLDLDHVVARVLLLWDRSLVEAWLTGSNAHLAGRRPIDVLRHRGAPEVLAALDAEAQGAFG